The Pseudomonas parafulva genome includes a window with the following:
- a CDS encoding flagellin: MALTVNTNIASVTTQVNLNKASNAQATSMQRLSSGLRINSAKDDAAGLQISNRLTSQINGLGQAVKNANDGISIAQTAEGAMQASTDILQKMRTLALSSSTGSLSAEDRKSNNDEYQALTAELTRISQTTTFGGQKLLDGSYGTKAIQVGANANETINLSLDNVAANNIGSQQIKSLTSAPVVDGLAGGDIVVTGNGQSETYTVAAKASAKEVAKGLNGLIGGLSATASTEVSFKVDSAAATTTPVSFTMQVGDQKVDIKGVTDTAGLADQLKSNSAKLGISVNFDETSGSLSIKSDTGENVTFTAQTGGAAVEVATKGGDGKFSTGAAIADGLIATGAVSLDSAKGYSLSGAGAEEVFGTGTALTSKKTTISQTDVTDATNAQNALAVIDKAIGSIDSVRSGLGATQNRLQTTVDNLQNIQKNSTAARSTVQDVDFASETAELTKQQTLQQASTAILSQANQLPSSVLKLLQ, translated from the coding sequence ATGGCTTTAACTGTAAACACCAACATTGCTTCGGTTACTACCCAAGTCAACCTGAACAAGGCCAGCAACGCTCAGGCCACTTCGATGCAGCGTCTGTCCTCGGGTCTGCGTATCAACAGCGCCAAAGACGACGCTGCCGGCCTGCAGATCTCCAACCGTCTGACCAGCCAGATCAATGGCCTGGGCCAGGCTGTCAAGAACGCCAACGACGGCATCTCCATCGCGCAGACCGCTGAAGGTGCTATGCAGGCTTCGACCGACATCCTGCAAAAGATGCGCACCCTGGCGCTGTCCTCGTCCACCGGCTCGCTGAGCGCCGAAGACCGTAAGTCGAACAACGACGAGTATCAGGCACTGACCGCCGAACTGACCCGTATCTCGCAGACCACCACCTTCGGTGGCCAGAAACTGCTGGACGGTTCCTACGGCACCAAAGCCATCCAGGTCGGCGCCAACGCCAACGAAACCATCAACCTGTCGCTGGACAACGTTGCTGCCAACAACATTGGTTCGCAGCAGATCAAGAGCCTGACTTCGGCTCCTGTGGTCGACGGTCTGGCCGGCGGCGACATCGTCGTGACTGGTAATGGCCAGAGCGAAACCTACACCGTTGCTGCCAAGGCCTCGGCTAAAGAAGTCGCCAAAGGCCTCAATGGCTTGATCGGTGGCTTGAGCGCTACTGCAAGCACAGAAGTCAGCTTCAAAGTAGACTCAGCAGCCGCTACCACCACGCCTGTTAGCTTCACCATGCAGGTTGGTGACCAGAAAGTGGACATCAAAGGCGTGACCGATACTGCCGGTCTGGCCGACCAGCTGAAGTCCAACTCCGCCAAGCTCGGCATCAGCGTCAACTTTGATGAAACCAGCGGCAGCCTGTCCATCAAGTCGGACACCGGTGAGAACGTGACCTTCACCGCCCAAACCGGTGGTGCTGCTGTAGAAGTTGCAACCAAAGGTGGCGACGGTAAATTCTCCACTGGCGCGGCCATTGCCGATGGCTTGATCGCCACCGGTGCCGTCTCCCTCGACTCGGCCAAAGGTTACTCGCTGAGCGGCGCCGGGGCCGAAGAAGTATTCGGTACCGGCACTGCGCTGACCTCAAAGAAGACCACCATCTCGCAAACCGACGTGACTGACGCCACCAACGCCCAGAACGCTCTGGCGGTAATCGATAAGGCCATCGGCTCCATCGACAGCGTGCGTTCGGGCCTGGGTGCTACCCAGAACCGTCTGCAAACCACTGTAGACAACCTGCAGAACATCCAGAAGAACTCCACCGCTGCGCGCTCGACCGTTCAGGACGTGGACTTCGCCTCGGAAACTGCCGAGCTGACCAAGCAGCAGACCCTGCAACAGGCTTCCACTGCGATCCTGTCCCAGGCCAACCAGCTGCCTTCCTCGGTTCTGAAACTGCTCCAGTAA
- a CDS encoding ketoacyl-ACP synthase III, which translates to MIGIKSIASYVPTAGLDNYVQGAKFGKDEEFMFGKIGASFLPRKAPEQETSDLCVEAARALFANNPDLDPQSIDALIVVTQNGDEEGLPHTAAIVQSKLGLSTRVAAFDISLGCSGYVYGLYAIKGFMEAAGLKNGLLITADPYSKIVDPEDRNTTMLFGDAATATWMADGAVWKLGEARFGTDGSGAEHLKVSDGTFFMNGRQVFNFALVKVPAHLHELLDASGLQSSDIDAFCIHQGSAAIVDAVARRFEEHHPEKFVKDMLETGNTVSSSVPLLLQKHMLDGSWKRVAVSGFGVGLSWASAILYRD; encoded by the coding sequence TCGGCAAGGACGAAGAGTTCATGTTCGGCAAGATTGGTGCGTCCTTCCTGCCACGCAAGGCCCCGGAGCAGGAAACCTCCGACCTGTGCGTGGAGGCCGCCCGGGCACTGTTCGCCAACAACCCCGACCTCGATCCGCAGTCGATCGACGCGTTGATCGTGGTGACCCAAAATGGCGATGAAGAAGGCCTGCCGCACACGGCCGCCATCGTCCAGAGCAAGCTCGGGCTGTCTACCCGCGTGGCAGCGTTCGACATCTCCCTGGGCTGCTCGGGGTATGTGTATGGGCTGTATGCGATCAAGGGCTTCATGGAGGCGGCGGGCCTGAAGAACGGGCTGCTGATCACCGCCGACCCGTATTCGAAGATCGTCGACCCGGAAGACCGCAATACCACCATGCTGTTCGGCGACGCGGCCACGGCCACCTGGATGGCCGATGGCGCAGTCTGGAAGCTGGGCGAGGCGCGTTTTGGCACTGACGGTTCGGGTGCCGAGCACCTGAAGGTATCCGATGGTACGTTCTTCATGAATGGCCGGCAGGTGTTCAATTTTGCTCTGGTCAAGGTGCCAGCGCATTTGCACGAGCTGCTCGATGCCAGTGGCCTGCAGTCGTCGGACATCGATGCGTTCTGCATCCACCAGGGCAGTGCGGCGATCGTCGATGCGGTAGCTCGGCGGTTCGAGGAGCATCATCCGGAGAAATTCGTGAAAGACATGCTCGAGACGGGCAATACCGTGTCGTCCAGCGTGCCGTTGCTGCTGCAAAAGCACATGCTCGACGGCAGCTGGAAGCGGGTGGCTGTGAGCGGGTTTGGGGTGGGGCTGTCCTGGGCTTCGGCGATTCTTTATCGGGATTGA